GGCCAACCGAAAGGCGATTTCTTTTCAATCGGGTAATGACAATGAAACAAAGCAAATGTGCAGATTGTGCATTAGAATGCTCCGTCAATCAAACACTCAAGGTGGCCGGCAAAGTGGTGTGCATCGCCTGCGCAGAAAAGATCCTGTCGGACAAGAATCTCAAGACCAAGCCAATTGTTGAGCACCAAACAGACCCTACGATTTGCGTCAAGTGCGGCAAGGACAATGGACTCATAGACTTTCATGCCGTCGCCGAACTTCCTGTCTGTCCGCAGTGCGAAAGCTTTATTAGAAACCGGCCTTTTCCTCTATGGATCAAAGTTGCCATGACCGTTGTGGGCGGTCTGGTAGTTTTCTCATTTGCATGGAATGTGCGGTTTATCAAGGGATACGTCCAGTTGAAGGCTTCCCACAAGTTCCTTAACACGGGAGATATTGAAAAGGCCGCTACCAGCCTCAACGCCGCTGCGACCTGTATCCCCGAAAGAAAGGATCTGCGCGCCGTGGCTTGCTTCTACGAAGGTGCTGTCCTGATGCGGCAGGAGAAATGGGATCAGGCGATTGCGCGATTAAACTCGTGCGGCGGTTCGCTTCCATCTCAACTGCGGCCAACGGTGGAAGAAAGTATCATCAACGCTAAAATCGGAATCGCCTTCGATACCAAGGACTATAATGCCTTCCTCGATCTGGCGATGCAAGTGCAAAACAAGCATCCCGACGACTCAACGTTTGCGGGGCAGATAGCTTCGGCATACGCATGCCTGTATGCGCAAAGCGGCGATGAACAATTCAAGAAACGAGCTCTCGAATCGCTCGAAAAAGCGGGGACGGCGTCACGCACAACTAACTCACCCGAATATTTTGAGAGTTATCAACAAAGAATTCTGCATCGTCTCTACACCCGAGAAGTCATCGATCACAAGGAGTTTGCCCGCAGATTCCCAAACGGCTGGCGGCAGCCAAAGGAGCAGCCATGATACCAGGTTTTATTATTTCCATTATGACATTTCCTGGCGTAATCGTTCACGAATCGGCGCACATGCTCTTTTGCAAGATCAGGGGTGTGCCTATACTCGATGTATGCTTTTTCCGATTTGGCAACCCCGCCGGGTACGTAGTGCATGGTCGGGTGGATGACTTTGTTACCTCATTTCTTGTGGCGGTCGGCCCTTTCATTATCAATTCGGCGCTGTGCTTCTTCGTCTGTTTGCCGGCGTTTGTGCCGGTGCGGATATTTGGCATGACCGACCCCCTGTCATACCTCTTGTTATGGCTGGGAATTTCAATAGGAATGCATGCTTTTCCGTCGATGCAAGATGCATCCAACTTGTGGGTGCAAGCGAAACAGGCTGCCCGCTCTTTCAACCTGCTGGCGATTCTGAGTTTTCCGCTGGTGATAGCCATCTATATCGCCAACATGCTCACTTTTTTCTGGCTCGACTACATCTATGGCATCGCCATCGGCCTGGGCTTGCCCACTCTGATTCTCGACCACCTGTTCTGAGAGCCATGTAGGTGGACAGCGAGGTGTCTTCCCTGATTATTAGAGACGGAGAAGTGATGCACGGACGTGAC
The DNA window shown above is from Lentisphaerota bacterium and carries:
- a CDS encoding DUF3267 domain-containing protein; amino-acid sequence: MIPGFIISIMTFPGVIVHESAHMLFCKIRGVPILDVCFFRFGNPAGYVVHGRVDDFVTSFLVAVGPFIINSALCFFVCLPAFVPVRIFGMTDPLSYLLLWLGISIGMHAFPSMQDASNLWVQAKQAARSFNLLAILSFPLVIAIYIANMLTFFWLDYIYGIAIGLGLPTLILDHLF